A region of the Polaribacter sp. L3A8 genome:
TTTGTAGAACTTCAAAAAAAGGTTACACAACCTTTAGCCGTTTTTATGAAAATGTATTGTTTAGGCGATTGCACAGGTATCTCTTTTATTGATTCTACTCCTTTAAAAGTATGTCACTATAAAAGAGAAAAACAACATCAAGTATTTAAAGATATTGCCAAAAAAAGCTATGGAACTATGGGGTGGTATTTTGGATTTAAACTATATATTGTCTGCAATGACAAAGGAGAAATTATTGATTTTATGTTCACTCCAGCCAATGTAGACGACAGATTCCCTCTCAAACAAAAGAAGTTTCACGACAAATTATTTGGAAAAATTTTTGGAGACAAAGGATATATTGGGAAAGATTTATTTGAAAGACTTTTTGTAGACGGAATTCATTTAATAACTAAAGTTCGAAAAAACATGAAAAAGAAAGCAATGGACTATATGGATAAAGTTATCCTAAGAAAAAGAGCAATCATCGAAACAGTAAATGATGTACTAAAAAACACTTGCCAAATTGAACATTCTAGACATAGATCTTTTGATAATTTCATAACAAATATGATCTCTGGATTAATTGCATATTCTTTTTTACCTAAAAAACCTTCTATAAAAATCCCGAATATGTTACCGAATATTGCGATTGATTAGCTCGAACTCACGTTATTTATTTTAAAGCTCTATTTCTTCAAAAGCGTCACTTCGTTCTGCAATATCAAATAGGTGTTGGGCTTCTTTTGGTGGTACGGTTAGTTTTCTTTTTGTTAAATCTATCCAAGCTCCATATACTTTTATAATGGCAGATAGTTTCCCTGCTTCGTTAAAAACATGATGTGTAATTTTCCAACGTTCGTTGTTTTCTGATAAACCAGAAAGTTTAAAATCTACAGTAATGTTTTCTCCTAAATGGATTTCTTTTCTAAAAGAAGTTTCTTCCGTAAATAAAATAGGACCAATATTGTGTTTTGTAAACTCTTCTATAGAAAAATTTTGTTCTCTAAAATAGCGTACTCTAACTTCTGCAGCATAATCATTATATGCAGTATGACGCATGTGTCTGTTTGGGTCAAAATCTGCCCATTTTGTGTGAAATGTAACTTTAAAACTCATTCTTTTTGATATTTAAAAACCTGATAATACACTATTTTGCATTATCAGGTTTGTTCTTATTAAGTAATTAGTAATTAGTGTTTTACTAATTTATTATTCGGGTTCAATTTTAATTCGCTTAAAACATTTAAAGCTTCAAAAACATATACGTCTTTAGATAAATTTTTATGCCATGCCAATCTTTTATCGGCTAAAACAGTATCTTTTTTAAATAGAGATTGTTCATATTCTGGAGAAGTAAAGTTTAAATCCGATTTATAATCAAAAACTGCTTTAAATTTTTCAGCATCTTTTTCATTCGCTACATTTTCTTTTTCGAACAATTTATAGTTTAGAGTATAAGAGGTATCATCTTGTTTCTTTTTTAACCATTTTGCATATTCATTGATCAATTTAAATTTAGAGTCTGTTGCAATTCTTTGTTTGCTATTATAAATTACATCAGAAAAATTTTGATAAGAACTTGTTTGCACATACTCTGCTTGTTTTACTTTATCCCAACCTAATGCGCCCTTTAAATCTCTTTCACCAAACTTCATGTAACTATATCTGTCTGGCATTGCAATATCAGAATATACCCCTTCTATTTGAGTAGAGCCACCATTAATTCTGTAGAATTTTTGAATGGTCATTTTTAAAGCGCCTAAATCTTTATCATACTTGGTAAATTGGTTAATAGGTAATACACTTTGCACTGTTCCTTTACCATAGGTTTGGTTTCCTCCCATAATTACCGCTCTTTTATAATCTTGCATTGCTGCAGCAAAAATTTCTGATGCAGAAGCAGAAAATTCATTTACTAAAACAACAACTGCTCCATCCCATTGAATCTTAGGGTCGATATCTTTTTTAATAATAGGGTTTTCACCTCGGTATTTTACTTGTACAATAGGGCCTTCATTAATAAATAAACCGCTAATTTCTATAGCTGTTTTAAGTGAACCACCACCATTATTTCTTAAATCTACAATTAAACCAGTAACTCCTTCTCCTTTTAATCTTGCAATTTCTTGCTCCATGTCTTTTGCAGAGTCTCTATAGTCTTCTTCTTCAAAATTTATATAGAATTTTGGTAGATCTATAATTCCGAATTTTTTACCATCCTTTTCTACAATACTAGATTTTACAAAAGTTTCCTCTAGTTCTACAACATCTCTAATAATAGAAATTACTTTGGTAGAGCCGTCTAATTTTTTCTTAACCGTTAATTTAACCTCGGTCCCTTTTTTTCCTTTAATAAACTTAATAGCATCATCTAAACGCATGCCCACAATATCTAATGGTTCTTCAGTTCCTTGTGCAACTTCTAAAATAATATCACCAGGTTCTAAACTACCTTCTTTCCATGCCGGACCTCCAGAGACTAATTCAAAAATTTCGGTATAAATTCCTTTTTTAACCAAACGTGCTCCAATTCCTTCTAATTTACCAGACATATCTTGGTCAAAACGTTCTTTTATACTTGGTGCCATATAAGTTGTATGTGGGTCAAAAGCGCCAACTACTGTGTTTAAAAAAGTAGAAAACCAATCTTCATGTTCTAATTCTTCAATTCTAACATACAAATCGTCCATGTTTTTAAGAACTTCTAAACGTGCTTCTTTTTCTAGTTCACCAAATTTTTTAGTTTTAAAATTTTTATCCTTTTCTACCTTTGCTTTTTGTTTTTCTAATTTATCTTGAATTCTAATTAGAGTGCTTAATTTTAATTGTTTGCGCCAGTAATCAATTAGTTCGTTTTCATTTTTAGCAAACGGAACTTTTTCATAATCTACATCAATGGTTTCATTTTTATTAAAATTGAAAGGTTGTTTTAATAGATCTCCATAATATGATTTTGCATTTTTAATTTTGCTAGAAAACCGATCGTACACCAAGTTATAAAAAGAGACATCTTCTTTTAATAATTGATTATCAATATCATATTTAAATTTAGAAAACTCTTTAATATCTTCTTGTGTAAAATATCTTTTATTAGGGTCTAAACCATCAATAAATTCATTAAAAACATACTCAGAAAAATCGTCATTTATGTCTTTTACAACAAAATGACTTCTGGTAAGAATGTTTCTTAAAAGATATACTAAAATTTTATCTTTTTCAGGATCTGAATTCGTGTCTATATTTGATGCAGTAGCCTGAAAGCTATTTGCAAATAGCAACATTGCTAATAAAAATGTGGTGATTTTATATCTTGTTTTCATATTTCTTCTGTCGTTACTTAAATTCTGTAATTACTTCTTGTTCTTTGCTAAACTACTAAAATAATGCCAAAATTATTTAGTAAGTTTTTATATTATTCTCTTTTGTTATTCTTATATACTTTTAAAAGATAACAATAGCTTTGTGTTATACAATATTACGGAAAAAAGAGAAAATCAATTCTTTACAAACTGTTAAAAAGGAAATAGTATAAAAATCAATTATATTTGCCTAAAATAATTCAAAATTTAAAGTTCAATATTTAAATTGAAAACTTCCTGTAATTTTGAATTCTTAATTTTGAACTTTAAACGAAAATGATGCAAGACAAGCCTTTAATTTTAATTACAAATGATGATGGTATTACAGCTCCTGGTTTAAGAGCTTTAATTGGCATAATGAATAAAATTGGTGAAGTAGTTGTTGTTGCGCCAGATAGCCCACAAAGTGGGATGGGACATGCTATAACAGTAGATAATGTGTTAACCTGTAATGCCATAACAATTGATGATGGGCCACAGTTAGAATATACGTGTTCTGGTACACCTGCAGATTGTGTAAAAATGGCTGTCAATGAAATTTTAAATAGAAAACCAGATTTATGTGTTTCTGGTATTAATCATGGATCTAATTCATCGATTAGTGTTATTTATTCTGGTACCATGAGTGCTGCAATAGAAGCAGGAATAGAAGGTATACCTGCAATAGGTTTTTCTTTATTAGATTTTAAATGGCATGCAGACTTTAAACAATCAGAAGAATTTATAAAAAATATTACATTAAATGCTTTGTTAAACGGTATTCCCGAAGGCATTGTTTTAAATGTAAATATTCCTAAGTTAAAAAAGGAAGAAATAAAAGGGGTTAAAATTTGTAGACAAGCAAATGGATATTGGAGAGAAATTTTTGATAAACGTAGAAACCCAATGGGTAAAGAGTATTACTGGCTTTCTGGTGAATTTGTAAATAAAGATAAAGGAGAAGATACAGATATTTTTGCGTTAGAAAGTGGTTATATTTCTGTAGTTCCTGTTCAGTTTGATATGACTGCGCATCACATGATTCAAAAATTAAATTCATGGGAACTGTAAAAAAAGATATTTTAATAGGAATTTTGGTTTCGTTATTTGCCACTTTTGGAGGCGTTTTTTTCTATTTAGAATATATTTCTAAATTTGGTTTTTACGAAACCATCAATTTAATAAAAGATGGCGATTTGTATGGTAAAGTATTGTCTTTAGCTGCAATTCCTAATTTATTTGTTTTCTTCATTTTTATCAAAAAGAAACAAGATAATAGGGCTAAAGGAGTTTTATTGGCTACTATTTTAATAGCATTAACTACTTTGGTTTTAAAATTTATTTAATAGAGATAATGTCTCCTCGAGCGCAGTCGAGAGGTTTAATAAGGTCTCGACTGCGCTCGACCAGACAAGTAAAAACTTATGAAATATTACATTATTGCTGGTGAGGCTTCAGGAGATTTACATGGCTCTAATTTAA
Encoded here:
- a CDS encoding IS982 family transposase, whose translation is MISDSKIIEIFCSLDDFMKEFNLILNKNSISDGSTTKKRNRKFKMSDSEVMTILVIFHLKSYRNLKHFYLNHICKYRQDLFPDCVSYNRFVELQKKVTQPLAVFMKMYCLGDCTGISFIDSTPLKVCHYKREKQHQVFKDIAKKSYGTMGWYFGFKLYIVCNDKGEIIDFMFTPANVDDRFPLKQKKFHDKLFGKIFGDKGYIGKDLFERLFVDGIHLITKVRKNMKKKAMDYMDKVILRKRAIIETVNDVLKNTCQIEHSRHRSFDNFITNMISGLIAYSFLPKKPSIKIPNMLPNIAID
- a CDS encoding acyl-CoA thioesterase, translated to MSFKVTFHTKWADFDPNRHMRHTAYNDYAAEVRVRYFREQNFSIEEFTKHNIGPILFTEETSFRKEIHLGENITVDFKLSGLSENNERWKITHHVFNEAGKLSAIIKVYGAWIDLTKRKLTVPPKEAQHLFDIAERSDAFEEIEL
- a CDS encoding carboxy terminal-processing peptidase, which codes for MKTRYKITTFLLAMLLFANSFQATASNIDTNSDPEKDKILVYLLRNILTRSHFVVKDINDDFSEYVFNEFIDGLDPNKRYFTQEDIKEFSKFKYDIDNQLLKEDVSFYNLVYDRFSSKIKNAKSYYGDLLKQPFNFNKNETIDVDYEKVPFAKNENELIDYWRKQLKLSTLIRIQDKLEKQKAKVEKDKNFKTKKFGELEKEARLEVLKNMDDLYVRIEELEHEDWFSTFLNTVVGAFDPHTTYMAPSIKERFDQDMSGKLEGIGARLVKKGIYTEIFELVSGGPAWKEGSLEPGDIILEVAQGTEEPLDIVGMRLDDAIKFIKGKKGTEVKLTVKKKLDGSTKVISIIRDVVELEETFVKSSIVEKDGKKFGIIDLPKFYINFEEEDYRDSAKDMEQEIARLKGEGVTGLIVDLRNNGGGSLKTAIEISGLFINEGPIVQVKYRGENPIIKKDIDPKIQWDGAVVVLVNEFSASASEIFAAAMQDYKRAVIMGGNQTYGKGTVQSVLPINQFTKYDKDLGALKMTIQKFYRINGGSTQIEGVYSDIAMPDRYSYMKFGERDLKGALGWDKVKQAEYVQTSSYQNFSDVIYNSKQRIATDSKFKLINEYAKWLKKKQDDTSYTLNYKLFEKENVANEKDAEKFKAVFDYKSDLNFTSPEYEQSLFKKDTVLADKRLAWHKNLSKDVYVFEALNVLSELKLNPNNKLVKH
- the surE gene encoding 5'/3'-nucleotidase SurE; this encodes MQDKPLILITNDDGITAPGLRALIGIMNKIGEVVVVAPDSPQSGMGHAITVDNVLTCNAITIDDGPQLEYTCSGTPADCVKMAVNEILNRKPDLCVSGINHGSNSSISVIYSGTMSAAIEAGIEGIPAIGFSLLDFKWHADFKQSEEFIKNITLNALLNGIPEGIVLNVNIPKLKKEEIKGVKICRQANGYWREIFDKRRNPMGKEYYWLSGEFVNKDKGEDTDIFALESGYISVVPVQFDMTAHHMIQKLNSWEL